A window of Geoalkalibacter sp. contains these coding sequences:
- a CDS encoding ferritin-like domain-containing protein: protein MAEKINVQDAVKKSMLTEKSAMDFYTLGAAKMKNAEAKKFFELLAREEREHASQFFAIYKGTDIPNFDTFVSTPADLHGDWLSGLEKSLLADFNERKAMELAMEKEQRLEKHLREMAARMDDPAVKAVYEANAKSTHHHYQLIESEYARLMGMVHETDIDTYVRE, encoded by the coding sequence ATGGCCGAAAAAATCAATGTGCAGGATGCCGTCAAGAAGTCGATGCTGACCGAGAAAAGCGCCATGGATTTTTATACCCTGGGCGCCGCCAAAATGAAGAACGCCGAGGCGAAAAAGTTTTTTGAACTGCTGGCGCGCGAAGAACGCGAACACGCGAGCCAGTTTTTCGCCATTTACAAGGGCACGGACATCCCTAACTTCGACACCTTCGTCAGCACCCCCGCCGATTTGCACGGCGACTGGCTGAGCGGTCTGGAAAAATCCCTGCTGGCCGATTTCAACGAGCGCAAGGCCATGGAACTGGCCATGGAAAAGGAGCAGCGCCTGGAGAAACACTTGCGCGAGATGGCGGCACGCATGGACGATCCGGCGGTTAAGGCGGTGTATGAGGCCAACGCCAAATCCACCCACCACCATTATCAGCTCATCGAATCGGAATACGCCCGGCTGATGGGCATGGTGCACGAAACCGACATCGACACCTACGTGCGCGAATAG